The sequence below is a genomic window from Sphingobacterium sp. ML3W.
TATTATCAATAGTAAGGCCTTTTTTATACATGAATATTTTGGATTAAGCTTCAGAAATTGCATTGATAATATCGTATTGTGTTATGATATTAATTTTACCAAAATCATCTTCTACCAATACTGCCTGCGTTTCTTTGTTAATTAAAGCTGATATCTTGTCTATGGATGTATTTAAATCAACAAAGGGAAAAGGCTTTGTCATTACTTCTTGCACAGATGATGACCTGAGTGAAGAATTTTCCAATAAGGCACTGAGAATGTCAGATTCAGTTATTTTACCAACTACCATCCCTTGTTGCGTTACAGGTATTTGTGAAATATTTAGGGTTTTCATGAAATTGAATGCTTCAAATACAGTTTGATTGACATCTGCGGTAACAATCGCTTGTTCGCCCCTTTTTTTCAATATGCTCTTCGCATTTAGTTTCTCATCTTCTAAGAACCCTCTTTCTCTCAGCCAATCCTCATTATACATCTTACCCATGTACCGTGAACCGTGATCATGGAAGATTACAACCACCACATCATCATCATTTAAAGAGTCCTTTAATTGAATAAGACCAGCCAAAGCTGCACCAGCTGAGTTACCTGCAAAAATTCCTTCTTTGCGCGCCAATTCTCGAGTCATTAAAGCCGCATCTTTATCGGTTACTTTTTCAAAGAAATCAATCAAACTAAAATCGACATTTTGGGGAAGAAAATCTTCACCTACACCCTCTGTGATATAAGGGTATATCTCATCTTTATCAAAAACACCCGTTTCCTTATATTTTTTAAAAACAGAACCATAAGTATCTATGCCCCATACTTTGATATTGGGGTTTTGCTCTCTTAAATATCGAGCTGTGCCTGATATGGTACCACCGGTCCCCACTCCAACGACAAGATGGGTAATCTTTCCTTCCGTTTGTTCCCATATTTCAGGACCCGTTTGCTCATAATGTGCTTGGGCATTTGATGGGTTATCGTATTGATTCGCTTTCCAGCTGTTTGGTACTTCACGTTCTAAGCGACTTGAAACAGAATAGTAGGAGCGAGGGTCTTCGGGATCTACATTTGTTGGACACACAATTACCTCTGCTCCAAAAGCCCGCAGTGCATCAACTTTTTCTTTAGATTGCTTATCTGTTGTTGTAAATATACATTTATAGCCTTTGACCACTGCTGCCATTGCCAATCCCATTCCGGTATTTCCAGAAGTTCCTTCAATGATTGTTCCCCCTGGTTTCAATAAACCTGCCTGCTCCGCATCTTCGATCATTTTAAGTGCCATCCTATCTTTAATCGAGTTTCCAGGATTGCTGGTCTCTATTTTAGCGAGGATAGTTCCTTTTAGATCTTTGGTTATTTTGTTTAGTTTAACAAGAGGGGTGTTTCCAATTGTTTCTAAAATGTTATTATACCACATAAGGTTACCGTTAGTTTCTTTAAAAATAACAAAAAATGTCTATTTCTTAGAATTTCAAGTGCTTTACTGTCAGCCCATTATTTTTAAGTTGTTTAAGTGCATCTATGCCGATACTGATATGGGCATCTACATATTTAGCGGTTACACTGACATCGCTATTTGCTGTTTTAACACCTTCAGGAATCATAGGTTGATCAGAAACAAGTAATAATGCCCCTGTAGGAATTTTATTCGCAAATCCAACACTAAATATGGTTGCGGTTTCCATATCTACTGCCATAGCACGTATGGATTTTAGATATTTTTTAAAATCTTTATCGTGTTCCCAAACACGTCTGTTTGTCGTGTAAACCGTACCTGTCCAGTAATCTCTTGAATGATCACGTATGGTTGTAGAAATTGCTTTTTGTAATGCAAAAGATGGAAGGGAGGGTACTTCTGCAGGAAAATAATCATTTGAAGTTCCCTCACCACGGATGGCAGCAATGGGTAATATAAGTTCTCCAACACCAATTTTCTTTTTCAATCCACCGGTTTTTCCTAAAAAAAGCACAGCCTTTGGTGTAATGGCTGATAATAGATCCATTACCGTGGCTGCCATTGGACTACCCATACCAAAATTGATAATGGTGATACCACCCGCAGTTACACTTTGCATAGGTTTATCCTCTCCATAGATGGGGGCATCATCATGCATTTCAGAAAAAATAGTGATATATTTTGAAAAGTTCGTAAGTAGGATATATTCGCCAAACTCTTCCAAGGGCCTTCCTGTATATCGGGGCAACCAGTTGTGAACAATTTCTTCCTTGGATTTCAAACCAGGTGTGATAGGACTATCTACATTTTTTTTACTTTTTGCCATAATTCTTCAATTTAATAATTAAACATGTTTGAAGGAAGAATGATTGATAGAACCCATGCGTTTAAAAAAAATCCCTCGCGGTAAGCGAGGGATTTTAATTAAGCGACTTGCAATTTTTTGATATCCGACTTTTCAAATTTTTTCAATGCATATTCCAATGTGATATGCAATTCTTTTTGATTGGTCTTTTCCTTCGATGTTGGAATTTCAAACATTGCGTCGAGCATAATAGCCTCGCATATACTTCTTAAACCACGAGCTCCAAGTTTAAATTCATCTGCTTTATCAACAATAAAATTGTAAACCTCTGCATCAAATTTCAACTCAATTCCTTCGTATTCAAATAATTTTCTGTACTGTTTGATTAACGCATTTTTAGGTACTGTTAAGATACTCAATAGTGTCTCTTTGTCCAATGGATTTAAATACGTTAATACAGGTAATCTTCCTATTAATTCTGGAATTAATCCAAAACTTTTTAAATCCTGAGGGGTGATGTATTTATAAAGATTTTTTAAATCGATTTCTGTTTCATCCTCATTCATGCGATAACCTACTGTTTGTGTGCGCAGACGATTCGCAATTTTCTTTTGAATACCATCAAATGCGCCACCGCAGATAAATAAAATGTTGCTCGTATTTACGGCAATCATTTTTTGATCAGGGTGTTTACGACCACCTTGAGGCGGTACATTAACTACTGTTCCTTCCAAGATTTTAAGCAATGCTTGCTGCACACCCTCTCCCGACACATCTCTAGTAATCGAAGGGTTATCACTCTTACGAGCGACCTTATCAATCTCATCAATATAGATGATACCACGTTCAGCTGCAGCTACATCATAATCGGCAGCTTGTAATAAGCGTGTTAAAATACTCTCAACATCTTCTCCGACATAACCCGCTTCTGTCAATACAGTCGCATCTACGATACTAAAAGGAACATTTAAAATTTTGGCAACCGTTTTTGCCAATAATGTTTTACCAGTACCTGTTTCACCAACGACAATCAAATTTGATTTTTCAATCTCAATCTCATCCTCATCAACTTTTTGATTCAAACGTTTGTAGTGATTATAAACCGCAACAGAGATTACTTTTTTAGCATCGTCCTGTCCGATAACGTACTGATCCAAGTGTTCTTTAATTTCTAAAGGACGAATGAGTTTTAACGCAGTTTGTAATGTTTTACTTTTACGTTGTTTCAATTCTTCCGCTAGAATTTCGCCAGCTTGATTGATACAACGGTCACAGATGTGAGCGCCATCTCCAGCGATAAGCATTTGGGCGTCACTTTTACTCATTCCACAGAAGGAACAGTGAACGCCACTATTATTATTTTTAGCCATTATTATTTAATAATCTCCTTTTTAGGAAGTAAAATCTCATCTATCATTCCAAAGTCCTTAGCCTCTGAAGCCTTCATCCAATAATCACGGTCAGAAGATTTTTCTACCCATTCGTAAGTTTGTCCCGAGTGATCAGCGATGATGGTATAAAGCTCTTCTTTCAATTTCATCATCTCGCGTAGATTGATTTCCATATCCGAAGCAACACCTTGAGCACCGCCTGAAGGTTGGTGGATCATCACACGAGAGTGTCTTAATGCAGCACGTTTACCTTTAGCGCCCGCAACTAATAAAACAGCACCCATAGAAGCAGCAATACCTGTACAGATTGTGGCTACATCTGGTGCAATATATTGCATGGTATCATAAATACCTAAACCTGCATATACACTACCACCTGGTGAATTGATGTAGATTTGAATATCTCGTTGTGCATCTGTAGATTGTAAAAACAATAATTGTGCCTGAATGATGTTGGCTACCTGATCGTTGATACCATCACCTAAGAAAATAATACGATCCATCATTAAACGTGAAAATACATCCATCTGAGCAACATTTAGTTGACGCTCTTCTACGATGTAAGGAGTCAAGTTAGTAGGTGTATTTACTTGCGCACGTGCTATAAAACTATCAACATGTTGACTTCCAATTCGATGATGCTTAACTGCATATTTTCTGAATTCGTTTTTATCTATATTCATATTCTTTGTGATTCAAATTTATAAGACTAATATAAAACTATATTTTAAATAATAAATACTATATGCCATTTGTTTTACACATGAGTTACAATTCTACTAGAGTTGATCATAGTTTGGGAGTTCTTCAATAAATATAAATGATTTATTATCAAAATCTATCTTACAATAGTAATGCTCCAATCCATTACTCACGAGTAGTAGTGGTATTTTGTGGATGGAATTGTAGTTTGCTATCTGTTCAAAAGTAGCTTGCGTAATCTTTATGTGTGGTGCTTTAAATTCTGCTAATACTATTTTCTCTCCGCGATTATTATAAATCAATAAATCACTTCTTTTTTGTAAGTCGTTTAATTTCAACCCACCTTCAATTTTCATTAATGATTTTGGGTATTTTTTTTTAATATGGAGATAATGTACCCAATGCTGACGTACCCATTCCTCAGGTGTTAAAACAAGTTTCTTTTTTCGCAAATCATCAAAAATGAAAATAGTTTCATTTTCTTTTGTCAATTTCGCTGGATAAGGCGGTAAATTTAACGGAATCGGGTTAAACATCTTACAAAGATACTAATTTTGGTTTACTCGTAATAATCCCTAAGCAGGAATCTATAATACAAATTTTACTGTTCATCAATTTAGTTGTAATTTAGTGCCATCATGAATATCAGTCCCATTTTAGCAGACATAAAGAAACGAAAATTTCAACCCGTATATTTATTGCACGGTGAAGAGAGTTATTTTATAGATGTCATTAGTAATGCCTTGGAGCATACGGTCCTTAATGATGCACAAAAAGGGTTTGATCAAACCATATTATATGGGAAGGATACTGATTTCTCAACGATTGTAAGTGCTGCTAGGCGCTACCCCATGATGAGCGATCATCAATTGATCATCATCAAAGAAGCTCAGGATCTAAAATGGAAGGACGACGATTTGCTCCTTAAATACGTGGATCAATGTACAGCGACTACTGTATTGGTGTTTGATTATAAGTATAGTAAATTTGATAAGCGCAAAAAACTGTACAAGGCGATTGAAAAAAAAGGCCTTGTTGTTGAATCAAATAAACTTTACGATGATAAGGTAGCCGCTTGGGTTATCTCATATATTAAAGAGCAAGGCTGGAGCATACATCCACAGGCAGCGGCGTTGCTGTCCGAATATTTAGGGACAGAGCTTTCTAAAATCGTGAATGAGCTGAATAAGTTGATGCTCAATGTGCCGAAAGAAAAAGAAATCGTGGTAGCGGATATTGAACAAAATATAGGTATTTCGAAAGATTTTAATGTTTTTGAGCTCAACACCGCATTAGCTAAGCGCAATGCTTTTAAAGCGTATCAGATTATTGATTATTTTGCCGCAAACCCTAAAAGTAATCCTTTAGTACTTGTATTAGGTAATATGGCAGGATACTTTACAAAGATATTAAAATACCATTATATCGTTGACAAAAATACTGCAGCTAAAGAATTGGGAGTACATCCTTTCTTTTTGAAAGAGTATGAACTTGCAGCCCGTAATTACAACAGAAGGAAAACTTTTTCTATTATTGAAAATCTAAAAGATGCTGATCTAAAATCAAAGGGAGTCCAGGTTGGAAGCAATACAAATACCAAAGATATTTTGACAGAGTTGCTCTTTAATATCCTTAATTAGGCTAGTAATTCCATTAAATAAAATATTATTTTAATCTAAAAAAGCCTTTCTCATTTATTTGAGAGAGGCTTTTTTTGTAATAAGATCTATTTTAAATTGATATAACCAGTTGTTTTATAGTGTTTTGTGTGTTTTTGTTTTCTTTTTGTAATTTTTAAATTAAACACTTGTTTAATTTAAACACTTGTTTAAATTTGCACACGGTTTTTTTAAATCATCAAGAATGGAATTTAGTGAGAAACAATTAGAAATATTGCATGTTGCAGAGAATCTTTTTTCAAAAAATGGTTTTGATGGGACATCTGTTCGTGACATTGCACAAGAGGCACAGGTCAATGTCGCAATGATCAATTATTATTTTGGGTCTAAGGATAAATTATTGGATGATTTGTTCACCTATCGAGTTGAAAAATTTAAAATGGATGAAAGTATTTTGAACCTCACTTCACCCGTCATGGAAATTCTCGACGAAATGGTCAGTTCGTATATCAAGTATATGAATTCGAGCCTGGCTATTTATCAGATTATTGCTATCGAAGCAGGTGTAAAAAGAAGATTAATGCTATCTGATTCATATAAAAATCTAAAGGAACATAATCTACAAGTTATTTCGAGTATTATTCATCGCGGAATAGAAACTGGAGAATTTTTATCAGGCAATGATCCAATATTAATCCATGCTACGATGATGGGGACCTTCATGAATTTTCAGATGAATAAAACATTTTTAAAATCGCAATTAAATATAACTACAGACGAGGCCTATAGCAAATATATGGAATCTACCCTAGTCATACATTTACAAAGAACGATTAAAGCTTTATTAACATATGCATATTAAAATAGGAAAGTTGGCGCTCTTGCTTTTCTGTCTTCAGGGCTCGGCATTTGCACAGCAAAATGGCCCTCTTACCTTGCAAGAGGTTATCCATCTTGCACAGACACAAAGTTTAGAAGCAAAAGCTACAGAGACAAAAATTAGAGGAAGAAAACTGGAGTTAGAAGCTTCCAAGAATAGTTTGCTCCCTGATGCTAAACTAAGTGGCCAATATTTGGCTATGACCTCACCAGATGTAAAACTGCAAATACCACTGTCTTCTTCTTCAGATCCGATGGATATCAAGGCTAATCAGCTGTTGTTAGGACAGGCTTCCATCAGTATGCCTATCTATACCGGAGGAAAGATTAAAAATAGTATTGCTGCTGCGGGTAATGCTGTAAAGGCTGAAGAATATACAGCATTGGCACTTAAAGATCAATTAGCACAGCGTGGTATCAATTTGTTTATCAGCTTATACAAAGCACAGCAAACAGCGCTTTTAATGGAGGAAAATATAAAAAGAGCCGAGCAACGAGTGATTGATTTCAGAGCCATGGAAGCGAATGGTATTATTCCAAGAAACGACCTTTTAAAATCAGAGCTGCAATTGTCCAATTATAAAGTTGCCTTACAGGAAGCTGAGAAAAATAAAGCGGTGTTAAATTATGAACTGGTTAATTTTCTAAAATTAGATGAGGGTACACATATATCAGCTATACAATTGGAGGATCCTGAAGTTGCTGTAAAATCTTCTGATGCCCAGATTGCACTGAATAATAGAAATGAGTTGAAAGCTCTGCAAGCACAACACGATATTGCTGAAAATAAAGTCAATATCGAAAAGGCTAACGCATTGCCTAAAATTGCTGTATCTGGAGGTTATGCCGCATTAGATGTACATAATTTGTTAACGGTGAAAAATGCCATGAATGTAGGAGTAGGCGTGTCCTATGATATTGGCTCGCTTTATAAAAATAAGAAAAATGTCAATATCGCGCGTAATCAAGTTAGTCAAATTGATGAAAATGTTGTCATTATGAACGATAAAATAAAGGTTCAAGTGCAACAAGCAAATGAAAACTTTCAGCTGTCGGTTTCGCAGAACCAGCTCTATTCTGAAGCTGTTAGTCAAGCAAATGAAAATTATCGAATCGTCAAGGATAAGTATGATAACGGCGTGGCAGATACAGATGATTTATTAGAAGCCGACGTACAGCAATTACAGTCAAAAATTAACTTAGCAATTTCCAAAGCGAATACGGTAGAGAAATATTACGACCTGCTTTTGGTAAATGGACAAATAGCAACAAAATAATTATAATAGCAATGGAAAATCAAGAAGAAAAGAAACCATCGAGTAAAAAGTTCGCCTTCATTCTAATAGCCCTTATTTTAGTTGGGGGTGGTTATGGAGGTTATAAATATATACACGGTCAATCACATGAGACTACAGATGATGCGCAGGTTGATAAAAATATGAACCCCATCATTCCAAAAGTAGGAGGATATATTTCCCAAGTATATGTGAAAGATAATGATCTTGTCAAAAAGGGGGATACCCTTTTTACCATTGACACTCAAGATTATTTAATTTCTGTGAAAGAGGCGGAAGCGGCACTCTTGGGAGCAGAAAGTTCTTTCGAGGTTTCAAAAGCTGATGTTAACGCAACCTCAGCGAATGTTGCTGTTTCCGATGCAACTGTTCGCTCTAACGTCGGAAGTATAGATGCCGCAAAGATTAGAGCCGAACAAGCTCAGAATGATTTTACCCGTTATTCGAACCTATATCATAATCATTCGATCACCAAACAACAATATGAGCAAGCGCTGACAGCAAAGTTAGAAGCAGAGAAGCAAGTGGAGATCTTACAGCAACAACGTAATGCCTCCAACTCGCAACGCGAGGCTGTGGTGAGTAAAACTAATGTAGCAAGTAAGCAGACGTTAGTTGCACAAGCGAATATAGAGCGTGCAAAAGCGGCGCTTGATGCAGCGAAGTTGAACCTTTCGTATACGGTTGTGACTGCCTCTGCAGATGGTCAGATTTCTAATGTAAAAATTAGACCAGGTCAAATGGTTAATCCTGGAGCAGCCTTGTTTTACATAGTCGACAATCATGAAACTTGGGTAGTTGCCAATTTCAAAGAGACACAAATGAATGATATCCGTATTGGACAAAAAGTAGAGGTGATTGTAGATGCATACCCAAGTATTAAGTTTGAAGGTGAAGTGAATTCTTTCTCACCAGCGACAGGGTCTAGATTTTCTTTGTTACCTCCGGACAATGCAACGGGTAACTTTGTGAAAACCGTGCAGCGTCTGCCTGTGAAGATATTATTAACGAATGCTAATACGGCCGATCATATTGCATTATTACGTTCAGGGATGAACGCAGATGTTGATGTCCATTTAAAATAGAACTATGACAGCTACACTTGATCAAGATAGTCTTATTGAATATGGGTATCGACGTGTCATCATTACCATTATAGCCGTACTTTGTGCTTTATTGGAGATTGTGGATACCACGATTGTTAATGTTGCTCTCAATGATATGAAAGGAACATTGGGTGCTACGTTGACTGATATCGCTTGGGTGATCACTGCATATGCAATCGCAAATGTTATCGTAATCCCCATGACAAGTTGGCTATCGCAGCAATTTGGTCGCAAAAATTACTTTGCTGCCTCCATTATTATTTTTACCGTATCTTCTTTTTTCTGTGGTAATTCGACGAATTTATGGGAACTCGTATTTTTTAGATTTATACAAGGAATGGGAGGCGGGGCACTTTTGGTTACCGCCCAAACCATTATCACTGAAAGCTATCCACCTGCTAAAAGAAGTATGGCACAAGCTATCTATGGGATGGGGGTTATTGTGGGTCCTACTTTAGGGCCACCTTTAGGTGGTTATATCGTCGATCATTTCTCTTGGCCTTATATTTTCTATATCAATGTGCCTTTAGGTATTATTGCGGTTCTCTTGACACTTTCATTTGTTAGAAGTCCAAAATATGGTGAAAAACAAGCTGCAAAAGATGTGGATTGGTGGGGTATGGTATTTCTCATTATGTTCATTGGTTCATTACAATATGTATTGGAACATGGACAACAAGATGATTGGTTTTCTAATAGTACCATTGTTGTGTTATCCGTGGCCTCCGTCTTAGGATTGTTATTTTTTGTGTGGCGAGAGTTGACATATGATCGGCCAATTGTGAATCTTCGCGTTCTAAAAGACAAAAATCTGCAAGTAGGGGTCGTAATGAGTTTTATATTAGGATTTGGTTTATTCGGTTCAACATTTGTAATCCCGATATACACGCAATCCATTCTAGGTTGGACTGCTACAGATGCAGGGTTACTATTGATTCCAAGTTCACTGATGACGGGCGCGATGATGCCTTTTATAGGGAAGATGATTCAAAATGGAGTTCCTCAAAAGTATATGGTAGCGTTAGGTCTATGTATATTCTTTGGTTTTTCATTTGTCATGTACAGCCGATTGACCAATGATACAGGTGCGGAGCATATGTTCTGGCCATTGATATTCAGAGGGGTCGGTTTGGGTCTGTTATTTGTTCCTGTCATGACTTTATCCCTTTCTACTTTGTCGGGTAAAAGCATAGGTGAAGGCGCAGCTTTTACAGGTATGATGCGTCAGCTTGGAGGTTCATTTGGAATTGCATTGATTACCACTTTTATTTCCCGATTCACGCAGGCGCACCGTGTCAATTTGCTCTCGCATCTGGATACCACGAGTTTCGAAGTGCAGCAGCGAGTTAACCAGCTTCAAGCCAGCTTTATTGCTAAAGGATTTGCTCCTAATGAAGCATTAGCAAAGGCCTATCAGCTATTGGAAGGTTCTGTGACAAAGCAAGCAACTGTATTGTCGTATATGGATGTGTTCCTATATATTGGGTTATTATTTATCGCTTGTGTCCCTTTTGTTCTAATGATTAAACAAGGGAAGAATAAAGTGGATACGTCGAGTTTACATTAAATGATATGTATGGCTCTAAAAAAACAGTAATAGATTTTATCTGTTACTGTTTTTTTATGCGGTCGTGACAAATATTTTTATGCTAACAATTGTGCTATTTGTTTGTTTATAATTTGATATTCCTTGTGAACGGTACACAAGTTTAACATAGGGATGGGGCTCTAAACAAACTAATGATAGATTTATGAAATTATTACTTATTCTTTTTACGGCATTTTTCATTTCTTTAGTAGGTACAAAATTAGTATATGGTTTTTGGGACTTCTCGTTCGCCGGAAATCTAGGGATGTCTGTCTTTATCATTTTTACAGGATTGTCGCACTTTAAGTTTCAAAAGGGGATGACCATGATGATGCCCGATTTTATGCCTGCAAAGTTGTTTTTTGTTTACTTAACGGGAGTTTTGGAAATTGCTGCGGGTATTGGGCTAATGATACCATCATTACGTACTATTACAGCCGTATTGTTGATTATTTTCTTTATCGTTGTTTTTATAGCAAATGTAAATTCCTCAAAAAAGATGATCAATATGTTTAAGGCAGATTATACTGGCCCGGGCATGAATTATCTTTACGCGCAAAGACTTCCTATGCAGCTTATTTTGATTGCGTGGGTCTGGTATTTTGGGCTATACATAAAATAATAATGTGCTAAAAAATCCTCCATCATCGAGCGATGAGGAGGATTAAACCAATTATAATAGAGGGAGGAGGGAATATTATTTTGTTAGGATATTATCGAAAGTAATGGACATATAATATAAAGCACCAAGTGTTGGACCACCAGCATATTGAATGTAGTGGTTGTTGAATACATTACTACCACCAAGTTTTATAACTGCCTTCGTCAGTTTGTAACTCATCTGAGCATCGATATTATGATAAGCAGATACACGTGCATTTACGAGTGGGCTTTCCCAATCAAAAGCATCTTGCCATTTCCAAACGACATTAAAACCAAAATTTGGTACGATTTCTCTATTTCCAAACGATAGATTCGATGCCCATTTAGGTGTGTTAAAGCCCGTAACAAAAAGATCTGACTCCTTGTTTTTTGTTATGTCACTGAAATTGATATTGCCAGACAGGGTATAGTTGCCACTGAAGTTGTACGTTACACCCAAAGAACTTCCGTAGTTATTGTAACTGTTTTTCGCGTTGGTATAAACCCGATAACGTGTTTGTTGCGATCTATTGTTGGCCAACATATCAAGTACCGAAGCGTCGGTCGTTATTTTGTCTGTGGCAGGAACAGCAACCTCTACCTGCCCCAAGAATCCTTTGTAAACATTGCTGTAAAGATCCCAATCAATCGCTAATTTATTTTGCAAAAGAACTGCTTTATAACCAATCTCAAAAGACTTGATGCTTTCCGGTTCTGTTGCTCTTAGATTTGTCACGGTCAATAGTCCACGGTTCTTAAGTGCTGCATCATTGGATGTCAATCCATTTGCTACATCTTTATTTACTGCAGCATTGAAGGTATTGACAGATTGTAAAGTATATGAATTATCTAAATACCCAAGGCCCTCATTGATATAAGGTAGGCCCCCTACACGACGCACATTTCCATTATTGACGAATGATAGGGCTTCAAAAAGAGCGGGAAATCGATAGCCATTCTGAAATGATGCTCTCAAGTTATGTTTCTCTTTTAAAGTATACACAGCCGCGATTCTAGGATTAATTTTAGCGGAAAATTCTGGATTATAGTCCACACGTAAGGAACCGAAAATCTTTAACTTCTCTTCTAATAAGGATTTTGTAATCTGACCAAAACCACCAATTTTTTTATAATAGACATTATCTCCAAAAGAGCCATTGGGTAAAGGTTGACTGCGTTCGGCAACAGGTCTTTTAAAGTCAACAAAATTATTTCCGTCAGGAACAACTTCGTATACGGTTGCATCGCCGCCCACAAGAAGGTTGAAAATATTGATATGCCGGCTTAGATCCCACTGGGCATTGGCATGATATGTTCTGCTCATCTGTTTCAATTGCGCTCCTCCAGTTGCGGTACCTGTAGCTATACCTGCATTCAGGTGATCCCAATTATTGATCTTCGTGATCGTGTTTTTCAAAGATGTAAAATCATTTGTACCCGGCTCCACGCGGCCATTATCGGCTAATCTTCTTGCATTTTGCAAGGCTTCTGTTAATGAAGTCCCTTCATTTAATTGTGTCTGCAATGTGTTTTTGAAAAGATCTCTCCAGGCATTGTTCGATAGATGGGTTAGGTCTAAATTGTCTGCCAAAGGTTTTATATTGTAGGAGTCACCCGTGTTTTCTGTCGAAATATAAGTCTTTATGGAGTAGTCATTTCCTTTCAATTCTAATTTGTGATTTTGAACTTTCACATTGTCCAATTGAATTTTATTACCACGTTGGAATACACCATCCATTTGACCAAACCGATAACTATAAGACAATTCAGCATTTTCCGTGAAGCGGTAATGCAATGCGGCATCGAATTTTAAGTTTTCGACTGTTGGCTTCGATAGATCCTGTTCTTTATATCCCGTTCGCCTAACGATAAGAGATTGGTTAGATTTGCCATCAAAATTTAATCCACTTAAAGTGACAGCATTATTATTTTCGTCACCGTAAATATTCCAACCATCATAAGCAGGATTGTTATTGCCTGAAAGTTCAGGATAGTTAGGATTTGCTGTGTTTAAATTGTTTGGATTTTGATCTTGAAATGAATTGGACAGCCAATCGGTACCTCTTAAATAGCTGATATTGACCTTAAATGCAAATTTATTATTAAAGGATTTAGCAAAACGAACGGCATTTTCGGTTAGGTTGCTCAATTCTCTTCCTGTACCGCCAGTATGATTAAGGCCATTTTTTGTGTACACGCTCAGCCCCTCATAGAGGAAAGGATTTTTGGTCAACAGGTTAGCCATACCATTTATTGCATTCATTCCATAGAGTGCAGAGGAGGCCCCAGGAGTTATTTCTATGCTAGCGATGTCTAGTTCCGTCGGACCAATTGCATTACCAAGTGGAACACCTAATGTAGCTGCTTGCATATCAAC
It includes:
- a CDS encoding TonB-dependent receptor; translation: MKRAVLNFTIIVILGMTTTLPSFAQGTNIIELTGHVIDQITKEPLPGITITIEGTVNGTSTNNKGDFKLNTKAKYPFTIKVSGVGFETKTYDITGPESDLNLALLTQTILGKEVVVTASRTQESILKSPVSIEKLDIRAIRESPAPSFYDALENVKGVQMTTSSITFKIPNTRGFNIPNNFRFVQLADGVDMQAATLGVPLGNAIGPTELDIASIEITPGASSALYGMNAINGMANLLTKNPFLYEGLSVYTKNGLNHTGGTGRELSNLTENAVRFAKSFNNKFAFKVNISYLRGTDWLSNSFQDQNPNNLNTANPNYPELSGNNNPAYDGWNIYGDENNNAVTLSGLNFDGKSNQSLIVRRTGYKEQDLSKPTVENLKFDAALHYRFTENAELSYSYRFGQMDGVFQRGNKIQLDNVKVQNHKLELKGNDYSIKTYISTENTGDSYNIKPLADNLDLTHLSNNAWRDLFKNTLQTQLNEGTSLTEALQNARRLADNGRVEPGTNDFTSLKNTITKINNWDHLNAGIATGTATGGAQLKQMSRTYHANAQWDLSRHINIFNLLVGGDATVYEVVPDGNNFVDFKRPVAERSQPLPNGSFGDNVYYKKIGGFGQITKSLLEEKLKIFGSLRVDYNPEFSAKINPRIAAVYTLKEKHNLRASFQNGYRFPALFEALSFVNNGNVRRVGGLPYINEGLGYLDNSYTLQSVNTFNAAVNKDVANGLTSNDAALKNRGLLTVTNLRATEPESIKSFEIGYKAVLLQNKLAIDWDLYSNVYKGFLGQVEVAVPATDKITTDASVLDMLANNRSQQTRYRVYTNAKNSYNNYGSSLGVTYNFSGNYTLSGNINFSDITKNKESDLFVTGFNTPKWASNLSFGNREIVPNFGFNVVWKWQDAFDWESPLVNARVSAYHNIDAQMSYKLTKAVIKLGGSNVFNNHYIQYAGGPTLGALYYMSITFDNILTK